The Alkalidesulfovibrio alkalitolerans DSM 16529 genome has a window encoding:
- the atpB gene encoding F0F1 ATP synthase subunit A, which produces MAVAAGGLPHPLLIIPELAHAVGLHVPAHVLFTWFIMLVIILMSLAATRKIAMVPSGLQNFFETIIGGLENFVVANIGEKGRQVFPILGALFIYIWFMNISGLIPGFDAPTANINTNAAMAIFVFLYYNYWGFKEHGLGYVKHFMGPIAFLAPLMIILEIISHCARPLSLTLRLFGNIRGEEITLVILFTLAPVVSTIPMYFLFGLAKTIQAFIFFILTMIYLKGSLEHAH; this is translated from the coding sequence ATGGCCGTCGCTGCTGGAGGACTTCCGCATCCGCTTCTCATCATCCCCGAACTGGCGCACGCCGTCGGTCTGCATGTGCCCGCCCACGTGCTCTTCACGTGGTTCATCATGCTGGTCATCATCCTCATGAGCTTGGCCGCCACGCGCAAGATCGCCATGGTGCCCTCGGGGCTGCAGAACTTCTTCGAGACCATCATTGGCGGTCTCGAAAATTTCGTCGTCGCCAACATCGGCGAGAAGGGCCGCCAGGTTTTCCCCATTCTGGGCGCGCTCTTCATCTATATCTGGTTCATGAACATTTCGGGCCTGATTCCCGGCTTCGACGCGCCCACCGCGAACATCAACACGAACGCGGCCATGGCCATCTTCGTGTTCCTCTACTACAACTACTGGGGTTTCAAGGAACACGGCCTGGGTTACGTGAAGCACTTCATGGGGCCCATAGCCTTCCTCGCTCCGCTCATGATCATCCTCGAAATCATTTCGCACTGCGCCCGGCCGCTGTCGCTGACGCTGCGTCTGTTCGGCAACATCCGCGGCGAGGAAATCACGCTCGTCATCCTGTTCACGCTGGCTCCTGTGGTCTCGACCATCCCGATGTACTTCCTCTTCGGGCTCGCCAAGACCATCCAGGCCTTCATCTTCTTCATCTTGACGATGATCTACCTGAAGGGCTCGCTGGAGCACGCGCACTAG
- a CDS encoding class I fructose-bisphosphate aldolase — MIGTLRRLAKLFDADSSKSVILALDHGAREGMLPGLSRMPLIVDGLTTRRVQGVVLNKGFARVHTMEIPLEMTMLVQLSGGTKHGEPSYSTAVVCTPSEACRLGADAVGLHLNIGNEYEDRMLADLGQITDEAHQLGLPALATILPRGRNVVNELDPSLIAHCIRVGAELGADLVCTPYSGHAASFGEAVDASPAPVLVAGGPAQPDFESFLAMLGEAMATGAAGVCIGRNIFEHGEPLARLDAVIEVVHKV, encoded by the coding sequence ATGATCGGAACACTTCGCCGCCTCGCAAAGCTTTTCGACGCCGACAGCAGCAAGAGCGTCATCCTGGCCCTGGACCACGGCGCTCGCGAGGGCATGCTCCCGGGGCTCTCGCGCATGCCGCTCATCGTGGACGGCTTGACCACCCGCCGCGTGCAGGGCGTGGTCCTGAACAAGGGCTTCGCCCGCGTGCACACCATGGAGATTCCGCTTGAGATGACCATGCTCGTGCAGCTTTCCGGCGGCACCAAGCATGGCGAGCCGTCCTATTCCACGGCCGTGGTCTGCACGCCCTCCGAAGCCTGCCGCCTGGGCGCGGACGCCGTGGGCCTGCACCTGAACATCGGCAACGAATACGAGGACCGCATGCTCGCGGACCTGGGGCAGATCACGGACGAGGCGCATCAACTCGGCCTGCCGGCCTTGGCCACGATCTTGCCGCGCGGCCGCAACGTGGTCAACGAACTGGACCCGAGCCTCATTGCGCATTGTATCCGCGTGGGCGCGGAGCTTGGCGCGGATCTCGTATGCACTCCCTATTCTGGTCACGCCGCCTCCTTCGGCGAGGCAGTGGACGCCTCGCCTGCGCCGGTGCTCGTGGCGGGAGGCCCGGCCCAGCCCGATTTCGAGTCCTTCCTGGCGATGCTTGGCGAGGCCATGGCTACGGGCGCGGCCGGGGTTTGCATCGGCCGCAACATCTTCGAGCACGGCGAGCCGCTGGCCCGGCTCGATGCCGTCATCGAGGTCGTGCACAAAGTATAG
- a CDS encoding FUSC family protein, with the protein MNRFVETLPFNLRQGAKVALAATLSYVCATWAGLLYPYIAVVSTVIVVQVYVADTVQMAALRVAGTVIGCLVGVAALALVPETFAWSLAGLFATVFVCAFLISYSGYFRMAAITVAIVYLAGLGEENSFAFALERTLEIVIGVLCALIVSLLVFPDRASRALGETLHDYHAEAARLCDFLLDSFLDMQRRGESADMGRLDRLFAQAREFLGKALRSESWLVAAEKRQTLAAVASAERIHEGLHGMAHALSVPHGQGVRFLIEPELRALGEAAAEALKVRGLAARKACEVASQMGKAGAGSGMRFGWSDISPHASSHAASSETGAKTSREPWRATLFAALERCDARLAELRAQGITRRLSLEKLSQFYAFYGALHALADFLAREDLVSGGA; encoded by the coding sequence ATGAACCGTTTCGTTGAAACCCTGCCCTTCAACCTGCGCCAGGGGGCCAAGGTGGCCCTGGCCGCCACGCTTTCCTACGTCTGCGCCACCTGGGCCGGGTTGCTCTATCCCTACATCGCCGTGGTCTCCACGGTCATCGTGGTCCAGGTCTACGTGGCCGACACCGTGCAGATGGCCGCCTTGCGCGTGGCGGGCACTGTCATCGGCTGCTTGGTGGGCGTCGCCGCCCTGGCCTTGGTGCCCGAGACTTTCGCTTGGTCGCTGGCCGGGCTTTTCGCCACGGTTTTCGTGTGCGCCTTCCTCATCAGCTACAGCGGTTATTTCCGTATGGCCGCGATCACCGTGGCCATCGTCTATCTCGCGGGTCTGGGGGAGGAGAACAGCTTCGCCTTCGCCCTGGAGCGCACCCTGGAGATCGTCATCGGCGTGCTTTGCGCCCTGATCGTGTCGCTGCTGGTTTTCCCCGACCGCGCCTCCAGGGCCTTGGGCGAGACGCTGCACGACTACCACGCCGAAGCGGCGCGGTTGTGCGATTTTCTCCTGGATTCCTTTCTCGACATGCAGCGCCGCGGCGAGTCCGCCGACATGGGCCGACTGGACAGGCTTTTCGCCCAGGCGCGCGAGTTCCTGGGCAAGGCGTTGCGTAGCGAATCCTGGCTCGTTGCGGCCGAGAAGCGGCAGACGTTGGCGGCGGTGGCGAGTGCCGAACGCATCCACGAGGGATTGCACGGCATGGCGCACGCCCTCTCGGTGCCGCACGGCCAGGGGGTGCGCTTTCTCATCGAACCCGAGCTGCGTGCCCTGGGCGAGGCCGCGGCCGAGGCGCTGAAGGTGCGCGGCCTAGCGGCCCGCAAGGCTTGCGAGGTCGCTTCGCAGATGGGAAAAGCCGGGGCGGGTAGCGGAATGAGATTCGGATGGTCCGACATATCGCCGCACGCTTCGTCCCACGCAGCGTCATCTGAAACCGGAGCAAAGACGTCTCGTGAGCCGTGGCGAGCGACCCTGTTCGCGGCCCTGGAGCGCTGTGACGCGCGGCTGGCAGAATTGCGCGCGCAGGGCATCACCCGGCGGCTGTCGCTCGAAAAGCTGAGCCAGTTCTACGCCTTCTACGGCGCGCTGCACGCCCTGGCCGACTTCCTGGCCCGCGAGGATCTGGTCAGCGGCGGCGCTTGA
- a CDS encoding ATP synthase subunit I, which translates to MQITLAAGLSLLLAATGMWGLAFAAGALIVTVNFYHLARFAQIAVHERYGAVGAQLMRFYLRLGLTGVALYGLIVWLQVPLSGLLAGLTTVVATALAFGATRLAGQKVKEA; encoded by the coding sequence ATGCAGATCACCCTGGCCGCCGGGCTTTCGCTGCTTCTCGCCGCCACGGGCATGTGGGGTCTGGCCTTCGCGGCCGGGGCCCTGATCGTGACCGTGAACTTCTATCACCTGGCCCGGTTCGCCCAGATCGCCGTCCATGAGCGGTACGGCGCGGTGGGGGCGCAACTTATGCGCTTCTACCTTCGCCTGGGGCTGACCGGCGTCGCGCTTTACGGTTTGATCGTCTGGCTTCAGGTTCCCCTGTCCGGCCTGCTGGCCGGTTTGACCACGGTGGTCGCAACCGCGCTTGCTTTCGGCGCGACCCGGCTCGCCGGGCAAAAAGTGAAGGAGGCGTAA
- a CDS encoding ABC1 kinase family protein: MLRAFGPLRLWKALRFLLTVFLLVKRRESFLGFSPLAPDELGRCVLELGVSFIKLAQVLATRQDFFGPDYVAALRTIHDEVAPMPPADFAAAMALAFPEGRSFAAFDDAPLASASIGQVHRAVLDDGAVVAVKLRRFRIEELVAADLRILNVALSLFTPLFSRATRNSLEAVLREFAAMIRRECDMSVELANLRAFRETFRMEGVRLPAPYPALSNRHALVMSFEEGFRIDDRAALADSGLDFRPVMERLIAFYTEQMLVKGLFNADPHPGNILVRADGDIVLLDYGMVKRLRAETRVAMIEVVKAANDRDFDLYTAACKRLGVVTADAPEEEVREFAERMFAIFGNEALTARTMQNLAFEVLASMRSLPFKLPQDVVYVMRASSLVEGLGTIYIDNFNGIKDVLPVLKDNLKRALGAEAGLFPTLIGEARSLPLTLRRAKQVLTDLSESQLRVRLADETVERLANEVFLRLRPVAIGALAVLAAFLVPLLGLPHAVPLSVALFLFGVWRVLAGLR; the protein is encoded by the coding sequence ATGCTTCGCGCGTTCGGGCCGCTTCGCCTCTGGAAGGCCCTGCGCTTCCTGCTCACGGTGTTCCTGCTCGTCAAGCGGCGCGAGAGCTTTCTGGGCTTCTCGCCGCTCGCGCCGGACGAGCTTGGACGCTGCGTGCTCGAACTCGGCGTGAGCTTCATCAAGTTGGCCCAGGTGCTGGCCACGCGTCAGGACTTTTTCGGGCCGGATTACGTGGCCGCGCTGCGCACCATCCACGACGAGGTCGCGCCCATGCCGCCCGCCGACTTCGCGGCCGCCATGGCCCTGGCCTTTCCCGAGGGCCGCTCCTTTGCCGCCTTCGACGACGCGCCCCTGGCCTCGGCCTCCATCGGGCAGGTGCATCGCGCCGTGCTCGACGACGGTGCGGTGGTGGCCGTGAAGCTCAGGCGGTTTCGCATCGAGGAATTGGTCGCGGCCGACCTGCGGATCCTCAACGTGGCGCTCTCGCTCTTCACGCCGCTTTTCTCCCGCGCCACACGCAACTCGCTGGAGGCGGTGCTGCGCGAATTCGCGGCCATGATCCGGCGCGAGTGCGACATGTCCGTGGAGTTGGCCAACCTGCGCGCCTTCCGCGAGACATTTCGCATGGAGGGCGTACGCCTGCCCGCGCCCTATCCGGCGCTGAGCAACCGCCACGCGCTGGTCATGAGCTTCGAGGAGGGCTTCCGCATAGACGACCGGGCGGCCCTGGCGGACAGCGGCCTGGATTTCAGGCCGGTCATGGAACGGCTGATCGCCTTTTACACCGAACAGATGCTCGTCAAAGGGCTGTTCAACGCCGATCCGCATCCCGGCAACATCCTGGTACGCGCGGACGGCGACATCGTGCTGCTCGACTACGGCATGGTCAAGCGGCTGCGGGCCGAGACGCGCGTGGCCATGATCGAAGTCGTCAAGGCCGCCAACGACCGCGACTTCGACCTCTACACGGCCGCCTGCAAGCGGCTCGGCGTGGTCACGGCCGACGCGCCGGAGGAGGAGGTGCGCGAATTCGCCGAGCGCATGTTCGCCATCTTCGGCAACGAGGCGCTCACGGCCAGGACCATGCAGAACCTAGCCTTCGAGGTGCTCGCCTCCATGCGCAGCCTGCCCTTCAAGTTGCCGCAGGACGTTGTCTACGTCATGCGCGCCTCGTCGCTAGTGGAAGGCCTGGGCACCATCTACATCGACAATTTCAACGGCATCAAGGACGTGCTCCCGGTCCTGAAGGACAACCTGAAGCGGGCGCTCGGGGCCGAAGCCGGACTCTTCCCGACGCTTATCGGCGAGGCGCGCTCCCTGCCGCTGACGCTTCGGCGCGCCAAACAGGTGCTCACGGACCTTTCCGAATCGCAACTTCGCGTCAGGCTGGCCGACGAAACCGTGGAACGGCTGGCCAACGAGGTCTTCCTTCGCCTGCGACCCGTCGCGATCGGCGCGCTCGCCGTGCTTGCGGCCTTTCTCGTCCCTCTGCTCGGCCTGCCCCATGCCGTGCCGCTGTCCGTCGCCCTTTTCCTGTTCGGGGTCTGGCGCGTCCTGGCCGGGCTTCGTTGA
- a CDS encoding PHP domain-containing protein — MRIDCHVHTARHSACSDIDPAQACRLALARGLSGLVFTEHHHQWEECELECLRQDFPGLGLYTGVELTLAEGHDMIVITDAVRLTLPPFSPFSALRAALAPVRERAFCFVAHAFRYVNHLEPRAKPLFEWADGIEVLSVNILKTGWEWREGRCLPDNARLYQSAATRFGLTPIYTTDAHRDFVIGSIASDLPGPAPQDTDALVALLRRETPQEFQDRSLLGAFLY; from the coding sequence ATGCGTATCGACTGCCACGTCCACACCGCACGCCACTCCGCCTGCTCGGACATCGATCCGGCCCAGGCTTGCCGCCTAGCCCTTGCGCGCGGCCTCTCCGGGCTCGTCTTCACCGAGCACCATCATCAGTGGGAGGAATGCGAGCTCGAATGCCTGCGCCAGGACTTTCCCGGCCTTGGACTCTACACGGGCGTGGAGCTCACCTTGGCCGAAGGCCACGACATGATCGTCATCACCGACGCCGTGCGCCTGACCTTGCCGCCCTTCAGCCCGTTTTCCGCCTTGCGCGCGGCGCTCGCCCCGGTGCGCGAGCGGGCGTTTTGCTTCGTGGCCCACGCTTTTCGCTACGTGAACCACCTGGAACCTCGTGCAAAGCCCTTGTTCGAGTGGGCCGACGGCATCGAAGTCTTGTCCGTGAACATCCTCAAGACCGGCTGGGAATGGCGCGAGGGCCGCTGCCTTCCCGACAACGCCCGGCTCTACCAGTCAGCGGCCACGCGCTTCGGGCTCACGCCCATCTACACCACCGACGCCCACCGCGACTTCGTCATAGGTTCCATCGCCTCGGATCTACCCGGCCCCGCGCCGCAAGACACCGACGCCCTGGTGGCCCTGCTCAGACGGGAAACGCCCCAGGAATTCCAGGACCGCAGTCTGCTTGGCGCGTTCCTCTACTGA
- a CDS encoding redox-sensing transcriptional repressor Rex, translating into MSNLKSEHIPRATIQRLAIYVQVLESLRNDNVEVISSEHLARICDVNPSQIRKDLAYFGEFGVRGVGYYVQDLNSSIKKALGVDRTWNCALVGVGNLGRAILRHKVFKQRGFHIAGAFDCDPFKIGEVVSGLEVICSRRLPEKVKELNIEIGVITTPPERAQRAANYLVDANIKGIITFAPTRINVPDHITVEYVDFFHHFFNVAFNITLKDRED; encoded by the coding sequence GTGAGCAATCTTAAGAGCGAACACATCCCCAGAGCCACAATCCAGAGGCTTGCCATCTACGTGCAGGTTCTGGAGAGTCTTCGCAACGACAACGTCGAAGTCATCTCCTCCGAGCACCTGGCTCGCATCTGCGATGTCAATCCGTCTCAAATACGCAAGGATCTCGCGTACTTCGGCGAGTTCGGCGTGCGCGGGGTGGGCTATTACGTCCAGGACCTGAACAGTTCCATCAAGAAGGCGCTGGGCGTGGACCGCACCTGGAACTGCGCTCTGGTAGGCGTGGGCAACCTGGGTCGCGCCATTTTGCGGCACAAAGTTTTCAAACAACGCGGCTTCCACATCGCCGGAGCCTTCGACTGCGACCCCTTCAAGATCGGCGAGGTCGTCTCCGGGCTCGAAGTCATCTGCTCACGGCGCCTTCCCGAGAAGGTCAAAGAGCTGAATATCGAGATCGGCGTGATCACCACGCCGCCCGAGCGCGCCCAGCGTGCTGCCAATTATCTCGTGGACGCGAACATCAAGGGCATCATCACCTTCGCGCCCACCCGCATCAACGTGCCCGACCACATCACCGTCGAGTACGTGGACTTTTTCCACCACTTCTTCAACGTGGCTTTCAACATCACCCTCAAGGACCGCGAAGACTGA
- the atpE gene encoding ATP synthase F0 subunit C yields the protein MRKMLIVLSAALAMVAFASTAFAAEGAATVIAATSWAAALGMALAAAGCGIAQGMGLKAACEGTARNPEAGGKLTVTLILGLAFIESLAIYALVVNLILIFANPWVGGVTLGG from the coding sequence ATGCGCAAGATGCTGATCGTCCTGTCCGCTGCCCTGGCCATGGTGGCCTTCGCTTCCACGGCGTTCGCCGCCGAAGGCGCCGCCACCGTCATCGCCGCCACCTCCTGGGCCGCCGCCCTTGGCATGGCTCTGGCCGCCGCCGGTTGCGGCATCGCCCAGGGCATGGGCCTGAAGGCCGCCTGCGAAGGCACCGCCCGCAACCCCGAGGCCGGCGGCAAGCTGACCGTTACCCTGATTCTGGGCCTGGCCTTCATCGAGTCCCTGGCCATTTACGCCCTGGTCGTCAACCTGATCCTCATCTTCGCCAACCCCTGGGTCGGCGGCGTCACCCTGGGCGGCTAA
- a CDS encoding AtpZ/AtpI family protein, translating to MTKKDSGAWGILANAATMGIHLVSCTFVGLAIGYFLEDWLCDLGWCYKPWIMLFWLVAGIAAGFKNMYEEARKLQKAEKGRPDADGS from the coding sequence GTGACCAAGAAGGATTCAGGAGCCTGGGGTATTCTCGCCAATGCGGCCACCATGGGCATTCACTTGGTGAGCTGCACCTTCGTGGGGCTGGCGATTGGATATTTCCTGGAAGATTGGCTGTGCGACCTCGGCTGGTGCTACAAACCCTGGATCATGCTGTTCTGGCTCGTGGCCGGAATCGCGGCGGGGTTCAAGAACATGTACGAGGAAGCGCGCAAGTTGCAAAAGGCGGAGAAGGGGCGGCCCGATGCTGACGGGAGTTAG
- a CDS encoding Lon protease family protein: MPLPKPLPVARLAARIDPARISHTDSTDIPLSGKSPGNQPRASQAFELGLAIRGGGHHIFVAGEPDLGRTYFVRRLLGPRAAKLPAPPDWLYLNNFDDPDRPLAVSLPAGLGRRFKADMNKAVTALLGDIPARLEQDSFHKQREAIVSGFTTRREAIYRDMERLAEEQGFTLAFDDTGGMTLMPLWEGKLVGQAEFERLEPRVQNALRTARDALLSVLMKMLRRIQAEEKDLREDETDLEKSLVRAALDEHLGPLAKTYATHEPLARWLDEAAGHVLDNLDQVLPREEDERPEGRIDPRHERSGDDLAARLQVNLFVDNSAFATKGGAPVVIEDHPTYFNLLGLIERESELGALSTNFTLIKAGSLHKANHGYLVLQAEDVLAYPSAWEGLLRALRTGQIRVEDPSEHDQPRTRTVEPEPIPLSLKVILIGTDEVHEALLTHDPRFRKLFKIKAHLQDTVPRSAACIKGFLREVGEIARDAELLPFSREALAGLVDFGSRLAEHQKKISLRYPQVRDLMIEASALAMMASEETVSGETLRRAEAARDFRANLYEEEFLQEYDKGVIKAPTSGAAIGRVNGLAVSYYGDYAFGLPHQIACTVGVGEGGIIDLEREAELGGPIHTKAMMILKSYLLDRFAHDKPLILSGSLYFEQSYAHVEGDSASGAELAALLSALAEAPIDLAKAFTGAVNQSGHIMAVGDVTRKIEGFFEVCRRRGLSKGQGVLIPADNVDTLMLKPEVVRAVKNGSFSIWPVQSIEEALELLTGIPAGRRGKRGFPHGSLMRRADERLKTLAEKAMSFKRRR; the protein is encoded by the coding sequence ATGCCACTTCCCAAACCCCTGCCCGTCGCCCGGCTCGCGGCGCGCATCGATCCGGCCAGGATTTCCCACACCGACTCCACGGACATCCCGCTTTCGGGCAAGTCGCCGGGAAACCAGCCCCGCGCCTCCCAGGCCTTTGAACTCGGCTTGGCCATCCGCGGCGGCGGCCACCACATCTTCGTCGCCGGCGAACCGGACCTCGGCCGGACCTATTTCGTACGCCGTCTGTTGGGACCCCGAGCCGCAAAGCTTCCCGCCCCGCCCGATTGGCTCTACCTGAACAACTTCGACGACCCCGACAGACCATTGGCCGTGTCGCTGCCCGCAGGACTTGGTCGCCGCTTCAAGGCCGACATGAACAAGGCCGTAACCGCGCTTCTGGGCGACATTCCGGCCCGGCTCGAACAGGACTCCTTCCACAAACAGCGCGAGGCCATCGTCTCCGGCTTCACCACGCGACGAGAGGCCATCTACCGCGACATGGAACGGCTGGCCGAAGAACAGGGCTTTACCCTGGCCTTCGACGACACCGGCGGCATGACCCTGATGCCGCTGTGGGAAGGCAAACTCGTGGGCCAGGCCGAATTCGAGCGCCTGGAGCCCCGCGTGCAAAACGCCCTGCGCACCGCGCGCGACGCCCTGCTTTCCGTGCTCATGAAGATGCTCCGCCGCATTCAGGCTGAGGAAAAGGATCTGCGCGAGGACGAGACGGACCTGGAAAAATCCCTGGTCCGCGCGGCCCTGGACGAACACCTGGGGCCGCTGGCCAAGACCTACGCGACCCATGAGCCCCTGGCCCGCTGGCTCGACGAGGCGGCCGGGCACGTGCTCGACAATCTCGACCAGGTGCTGCCGCGCGAAGAGGACGAGCGCCCCGAGGGCCGCATCGATCCCCGCCACGAGCGTAGCGGCGACGATCTGGCCGCGCGGCTTCAAGTCAACCTTTTCGTGGACAACTCGGCCTTTGCGACCAAGGGCGGCGCGCCCGTGGTCATCGAGGACCACCCCACCTACTTCAACCTGCTCGGCCTGATCGAGCGCGAATCAGAACTCGGCGCGCTCTCCACCAACTTCACCCTGATCAAGGCGGGCAGCCTGCACAAGGCCAACCACGGTTACCTCGTGCTCCAGGCCGAGGACGTGCTGGCCTACCCCTCCGCCTGGGAAGGGCTTTTGCGAGCGCTTCGCACCGGCCAGATCCGCGTGGAGGACCCCTCCGAGCACGACCAGCCGCGCACGCGCACTGTGGAGCCCGAGCCCATCCCCCTGTCCCTAAAGGTCATCCTCATCGGCACTGACGAGGTGCACGAGGCCCTCTTGACCCACGATCCCCGCTTCCGCAAACTCTTCAAGATCAAGGCCCACCTGCAGGACACCGTTCCCCGCTCGGCCGCCTGCATCAAGGGATTCCTGCGCGAGGTGGGCGAGATCGCACGCGACGCGGAACTCTTGCCCTTTTCACGCGAGGCCCTGGCCGGGCTCGTGGATTTCGGCTCGCGTCTGGCCGAACACCAGAAAAAGATTTCGCTTCGCTACCCGCAGGTGCGCGACCTGATGATCGAGGCCTCTGCCCTGGCCATGATGGCGAGCGAGGAGACCGTGTCCGGCGAGACGCTGCGCCGCGCCGAGGCGGCCCGCGATTTCCGCGCCAACCTTTATGAAGAGGAATTTTTGCAGGAATACGACAAGGGCGTCATCAAGGCCCCCACCTCGGGCGCGGCCATCGGCCGGGTCAACGGCCTGGCCGTCTCCTACTACGGCGACTACGCCTTTGGCCTGCCTCACCAGATCGCCTGCACCGTGGGCGTGGGCGAGGGCGGCATCATCGACCTGGAGCGCGAGGCCGAGCTTGGCGGCCCCATCCACACCAAGGCCATGATGATCCTCAAGTCCTACCTCCTGGACCGTTTCGCGCACGACAAGCCGCTCATTTTGTCCGGCTCGCTGTACTTCGAGCAGTCATACGCGCACGTGGAGGGAGATTCGGCCTCCGGCGCGGAGTTGGCGGCGCTCCTCTCGGCCCTGGCCGAAGCGCCCATCGACCTGGCCAAGGCATTCACCGGCGCGGTCAACCAGTCGGGCCACATCATGGCCGTGGGCGACGTGACCAGAAAAATCGAGGGATTCTTCGAGGTCTGCCGCCGCAGGGGCTTGAGCAAGGGGCAGGGCGTGCTCATCCCGGCCGACAACGTGGACACCTTGATGCTCAAGCCCGAGGTCGTGCGGGCCGTGAAGAACGGCAGCTTCTCCATCTGGCCGGTGCAAAGCATCGAGGAGGCGCTGGAACTTTTGACCGGAATTCCGGCGGGCAGGCGCGGCAAGCGCGGCTTTCCGCACGGCTCGCTCATGCGCCGCGCGGATGAGCGACTGAAGACGCTGGCCGAGAAGGCCATGAGCTTCAAGCGCCGCCGCTGA
- a CDS encoding DMT family transporter, whose amino-acid sequence MTPKKASARCVPLSGEATAIALLLLGAVCISFSPVFVKIAQVSPSTSAFYRMAFGGLGLVAAALLHKGFGRGVDGKTQGPAQESGVAGLAAWFGLAALPLAAGCALAFALDLAFWHAAIHIVGPGLATILANSQVVLLAAYGVLVLGECGVARLVVSLLFAAVGIGLLFGPDWAAAPEASLTGLLYGLSAAVCYAVFLVGLRRLQTDRDFGSKLRNMAALSLITAFMLAPLAHLDGSGFAIPDGVSLAALLAYGLLGQGVGWMLIAANLPRVALSTAGLAILLQPTLAFVWDVLFFGRRAEMMDMLGVALAVTAIFLGATRNTRAKS is encoded by the coding sequence ATGACTCCAAAAAAAGCCAGCGCGCGTTGCGTTCCCCTCTCCGGGGAGGCCACGGCCATCGCTCTGCTCTTGCTCGGCGCGGTCTGCATCAGCTTCTCGCCAGTCTTCGTCAAGATCGCCCAGGTCAGCCCCTCCACCTCCGCCTTTTACCGCATGGCCTTCGGCGGGCTCGGACTCGTGGCGGCAGCTCTTCTGCACAAGGGTTTCGGGCGGGGGGTTGATGGAAAAACCCAAGGTCCGGCGCAGGAGAGCGGCGTTGCGGGATTGGCCGCCTGGTTCGGGCTGGCAGCGCTGCCGCTCGCAGCCGGGTGCGCCCTGGCCTTCGCCCTGGACCTGGCCTTCTGGCATGCCGCCATCCACATCGTGGGACCGGGGCTGGCCACCATCCTGGCCAACAGCCAGGTGGTGCTTCTGGCGGCCTACGGGGTGCTAGTGCTCGGCGAGTGCGGCGTGGCGCGCCTTGTCGTCTCGTTGTTGTTCGCGGCCGTCGGCATCGGCCTGCTTTTCGGGCCGGATTGGGCCGCCGCGCCCGAGGCATCGCTGACCGGGCTGCTCTACGGCCTGTCCGCGGCCGTGTGTTACGCGGTCTTTCTGGTGGGGCTTCGCCGTTTGCAGACGGATCGGGATTTCGGATCCAAGCTGCGCAACATGGCCGCGCTTTCGCTCATTACGGCGTTCATGCTCGCTCCGCTGGCGCATCTGGACGGCTCGGGATTCGCCATCCCCGACGGCGTGAGCCTGGCGGCGCTTTTGGCCTACGGGTTGCTCGGTCAGGGTGTGGGCTGGATGCTCATCGCGGCCAACCTGCCGCGCGTGGCGCTCTCCACGGCAGGGCTGGCGATACTTCTACAGCCCACGTTGGCCTTCGTCTGGGACGTGCTGTTCTTCGGCCGCAGGGCCGAGATGATGGATATGCTCGGGGTCGCGCTCGCTGTTACGGCGATCTTTCTGGGCGCGACCAGGAATACCCGCGCCAAGTCATGA
- a CDS encoding phasin family protein: MMKPTDLLYLGLGAATMAKERLEGVFKELEKQGQISREEMEKFLDEVKAKGASERESMEKMIRDKVHEAVAEMGLATKKDIAELKALLKKKS, translated from the coding sequence ATGATGAAGCCGACCGACTTGCTCTATCTGGGCCTTGGGGCCGCGACCATGGCCAAGGAGCGCCTGGAGGGCGTGTTCAAGGAATTGGAGAAGCAGGGCCAGATCAGCCGCGAGGAGATGGAGAAGTTTCTCGACGAGGTCAAGGCCAAGGGCGCCAGCGAGCGCGAATCCATGGAGAAGATGATCCGCGACAAGGTGCACGAGGCAGTGGCCGAAATGGGCCTGGCCACAAAGAAGGACATCGCCGAGTTGAAGGCCCTGCTCAAGAAGAAGTCCTGA